A stretch of DNA from Oryza brachyantha chromosome 4, ObraRS2, whole genome shotgun sequence:
CGAGGAGTTTATTGGAAATTAAAAAGCGAAGGATATATTAGTCTTTTAGTTGTATATTGGTGGGTGtgagataaaagagaaaatatatcttttgggATGGACGTATTAATTTATTCTACCTTTACCAACTTTTGTACTAATGCATTCCTCCAACTAGCACATTtcgtgatatatcttatacaTTTTTacctccttattttttttaaaaaagaaagagcatAATCCATCCTATTATATGACGAAAAgagtaatatttgaataactgatccaaaaaacaaaatcaactctaagcCTAGTctcaaaattcaatttttttttgataaactaACAAACAGACGGTGAGAGTGAGCTGTATGGAAACATCCCAATAGCGTTGTTAAATTTAGCTCTCCATATCTACGTATTAAGAGCATCTTCATAACATCCACACTATTCCCTATTTATATTTCTACACACTCCAACGAACTCTctataatcaaattaatattatttcagTCAAAAGAATTCATAGCATTTCAATCAAATTCGCTGGAAACAGAGACACAAATCTCATGGGTGTATTTggggatgtttggacacttattataaatagtaaacatagactatcaataaaacacatccataatcttggactaattcacgagacgaatctattaaggctaattaatccatgattagcctatgtgatgctacagtaaacatgcgctaattatggactaattaggctttaaaaatttgttacgcgaattagctctcatttatataattagttttataagtagtctatatttaatatttataataagtgtcaaAACATCCTATGAGacataaaacaattttttagctCCATATAAACATCCCGCCATGAAGAGATAGACCAGCTAAACAGACCTTGGCCAAATGACAACCCAGATAGACAACCTAGCCTGTCGACGCTCCTATTCTGTATTGTTCGCAAATATAGTAACTTTTACAATTCAAAATGTCTTAAAATAGAACTACTTCTTCACCTACTTTTCTTTAAATCTCAACGAATCCCAATTTTCCCCTTTTCAATCTGATcacctgtttttttaatcaaccaatcacaaaaaattctACTTATTAAATAGCATAGTAGTTATATGTTagatatggattaattattggAATAATAAACCAAATAGCCAGATGCTCTGACTCTGCAACAAGCCATGTATCTCATGTATCTCAAGCATTGGCAAGCGTGCATTGCCATGTTTGaagcatacatattttttcaaaaaaaaaagcaacttGCAGTGAATTTGAACGGGCTAagtgtttaaatttatttttaaaacctgTTTTTACATTAAGTGAACACATGCACAAAGTTAAAACCAAATATGATCTCATAATCAATGTATATCATCTAAAGACTCAGAGTATGTGTAAAGGTAgagttaaatatatgttttcaaCCAATACccaattttctttattactattatttctttttctactcACCCGCATACAACACAATTTCCTTCACTCAATACTAACCGTTGACTCTAACCCGTTAGAGCACGTATACtcagcggcggaggtggcatgGGGCTTAGGGGTCTTCAACTCCCATTACCGGTGCCGATCCCATAGAGACTCCCCTAAGTCCTCCTACAAATTTTCTCCATGGTTTCATGAGATAGGGATGGAGTTCTTCAGTTCGTGGTTGAAGGTAGAAGATAAAATTAGTTGGACCGTTATGAAAAGAAGCCTAGCAAATTTATTTCCTTGGCCTAACCCACTTAGAACACAACCATCAACATTCAGACATCCATTTTTATCTGTTTCTATCCAAACCGTCCATTCTCATCCCAATCCACACCCCTCCCCACCACAATACCCTAATCCTCACTCACACTCACCCAATCCCAGGCGGCTGGCGATGGACAATATATGCAcggagcggcggaggcggtcgtCAGCTGGCAGCCAACGGCGAGCGCATAGGAGCGGGCCGAGCGGTGAGTGGCCTACGCACGCAGTAGGGGTCGGCAGCCGCGCGTAGCATGGCAGGGAGCTCGGCACATGCGGCATGGCAGAGGGCGACAGGGGCGTACCCGCACATGGCAACCGATTTGGTCAGCcccctatgattttttttggatccaCCCTTGCGTATACTGACATTTATTATTTGACTCTCTTCATCACTACACAAAGTGGAGGAAAGAGAACGGATGTAAGAAAAAACGGTTGTTATGTATGACAATTACCTAGAGTTGACTTTTAACATTTATTGTAtgaacttttattttattgggtggataaaaagaaaacgaaggtaacagaaaataataatatgaattCTTGTTAGAGATGTGGATCAAAGAAGAATCAGCTCTAGCTCTAAATTTGAATATGCCCTAATATGCATAGCAACGGCATTTTTATCTCCTCCATATCGTTATACTTCCTCCACATGGGGATCAGTCGAGCACGTAGAAATGCTACCACTACATAAgccataatttttatttgatgcggTTGgtttttgatttatgttttatatttactaattattttgttattatttgatCTATTgcttaaaaacttaaaaaatgacttataaatttacatatttgtaggtaaaaaaattaaataagataaacagtaaaaatcAACGTGttaaataaaaggaaacattTAGCTATATGGTGATCAGGACTTCAGGAGAGTTGGCGAACACGGCTACACGTGCGCCTAACAAGGCTTGGGTAGCCGGCTAGCCGCGCCGTGGTGCAACGCAACGGTGCGGGCGGGGTGCCGGTGCCGGAATGGTGGTGTGCAGCGCAGAGGAGGAATAAAAACGCAGCAACCGTCACGTGAGGGCCGGACCCCCACGGAACCCCATCAATAGCCACCATTTACGccgtctcctctcccctcccctcccctccctgtTCCGTCCCCCTCGCGTTCAAAGCCCTCATGAGAGCGCGGACAAACCCCCCCTAATTCCTATACGTACGTGCAGTGCAACGCCCAGCCATGACACGAGCTTTGGTGGCCTTTCTCTGCGCCTATAAATAAGCCCCCCGACCCCCTCACCACAGCGAGCAGCTAGCACGGACAGGAAGGAAGAAGCACACACATACCAATACCAGCAGGAGTGCACCACTGCTCCCCTCTGTTGTTCCTTGCTCACCCTTTTTGCCCTCTTGTTTTTGCCTTTCTGCCCCCCACAAGCGACCGACCTTGTTCTCGTAGCTTAGGTTTTTAGCGGTTTAGCCTTCTGCTTCGCCTCTCGTCTCCAAACTCCCCAGCAGCGAGCGGCATCATCTGATCAATCACTGCTTCCACACGACCGCACCGAGGTGATGCTCTTAGTCCCGTCACTTTtgcttttttctctttgtttctttctttcttccatgGTGATTTGCTCTTCTCGctttgcatttgcatgcaCAATCATGCGCGAGGGGTGCAAAATGGGGCCTTGGCATCCACTTTCTCGGTGTGTAACGCTTGGTGCTTGGCAtgctttttgtttgtttctgcttTATGCAACTATAACCGTCTTGCATGCGATCTGCAGCCTCCGTTACCATTGATTTGTTTGTGCTTTCTGCAAACTGTTTCTTCCATTAGCAGTGTCAAGAGCATGTTAAATATGGGTGTAATTGTAACTGTATGTTTCAAGTGTGACTCTGTTTCCTTTGCTCATACAGAAGCTTCAGTTTCTATTCTGTTTTGCCTCACAATGTGCATAGGAAAGTACTATTAGCTTACCTCTGATGATGTTACCAAAGCAGGGACACCCTGAGTTCCTGGATATTTTATTGGATCTCGAGCACAATATACTTCACTGTTTCAGTGTGatgtccttttatttttttctctctctgcagACACAGCAGAGTACATATTAACATGAGACTCCAGCATGCAAaaaagcaataaaaaaaaacccgtACTGCAACCGAAGTCCGAAACAGGGGTCCACACAGTGACGCCACATGGCTGCTAACTTCGTTACCCTGTTGTTGGTAGCAGGGCAAGATGGACAGGCTGAACGCGAAGCTGTACCTGCAGAACTGCTACATCATGAAGGAGAACGAGCGGCTGCGCAAGAAGGCGCTGCTGCTGAACCAGGAGAACCAGGCCCTGCTCTCCGAGCTCAAGCAGCGGCTTGCCAAGACGGCGGCCACCAAGGTTAACAGCAAtggcaacgccgccgccggcggccgcgcgcccCTCCCCGACCTCAACTCCGCCCCGCCGGCGCACGGCCATGACAAGGGGGCGCCCAAATCCAAGAAGACGATGGCAAAGTAATGCAGGCTTCGCAGCTGTCATGGACTCATCATGATCTATGTAGTTTGTAGCCGTCAAGGGTTTTAGCTCTGGGAGTCAGGAATGATGTTTGCTTAGTCTTTAGCTGCATGCGCGCCTAGTGGGTTTTAGCAGGGTCCTTACGGATGGATATGTAGAGCTAGATCAACtaggagtatatatacatagttgGGTCGCTGTGTGCTACATGGCAGTGATGTTTCAGCAGCTCTTGCTTTCCTGTCCTGGCTTTCGACAGCACCACTCGAGCCAGAATATGCAAATGTCATTTACTGCTTGTTTGATGATAATGTGCCGGGCTAATTTAATGCATTATGCTACTTTGGATTCTGCCTTATCCGTATGTTGAAAACCTTTTTGTGCAAAGTAAAATCTCATAAACCTGTGAGCAGTTTCAAATCAAGCCCACAACTAATGAAGTATGTATGCTCTCATTTGGCACATTTAAGAGTTATGCTTTCTTTTAGGCATATTCAAGAAGGGTTGTAAAAACAGATCAGATATTCTTTAATTGGGATGGCCTAATGAACCGTAGAAAAGATATGATGTTGATCGTAACTGTACAAGAATTGTTGGCTTCatttaatgaaaaatggaACTGGAGCTGATAATCTTACACTTTTGTCTCCTGGTCattgtatatgtatttttagtgttaAGCAGGAGGCATATACATCTTGTTAAAGGTATCACACTTCATGATTAAACACTATTACGTACAATATATGCATACTCTCGATACTTTCTAAGGGCCAGAAAAGAGGCGCTATCTAAACATTTACGTAATACAAGTAACCTCAAGGTCTTAATATGTTTTTGTAACACAGcagcaatatatataggaaaacaTCGCCAAAAAAACAACTAACCTCAATCATAATTATCCGCCTTCGTACCGAGGAAGCAAAACCAATGAGAAGTAGTCCCCATCTACTAATGATATGCCAATGAGCAAATAGGAAGTAGTAATCTCCAGTAACCTACCAATGAGAAAAAGGGCATCTCAGCATGTGGAACACAATGTGCTAAGTATAATATTTCTTAATCACACCAGCCATCAGCTTAATTATAATAACCTGACCACCTGAAatcaattattattaaaatgtttgactatacTAGAAGAAAACATATAGTAGTACTCCATATTGGCGATGAATGTATCATTGCAAATGCCAGTACAAGCGCAGAACATATTTGTTCAAGCTTAATCCTAAGGAAAAATGTAACACTTTCTGACTTTCTGTGGTGGAAAATGAAACATAAACCATTTTTCCACTGCACTATAATTGTTGAATTTCACATGTATTTTCTGATACACCCACAAGCCACATTCCTGAGATGCACATAAGAATCACTATTCATTCCTATCATGACTTCGCTTTGTCCCACATATCCAAGAATCCAGGAGATATGGATAGAAAATACATATTACCATTCCTCGATCACATCAACACATCATCCTCTGCTCAACTGCGCCCATCCACTACAGTTTCACCACGAAACATACAACTGACTACTACAGTGGTATAGCTCTCCACTCAAACCTTTGGTCCGCGCTGTGGCCTCTGAATTGTGATGCTTGCACAAGAAATATTCTGGGTTTACGAGAAGCTTTTATGATACTTTGAGCTGCACACTCGTACAATACAACCTCTTTAAGCAGCTAAAAGCAGGGTACAGAACAAGGATTTATATGGAACAACCAAGTATACATAAGTTGGATGTCCATACCAGTCTCAAAGCCTGCTTGTAATTTCTCCACCATTGATTTAGAAGACATGAAAGGACTTCTGAATTAAGGATATCCAATTGGAGAGTGACTATTCTTAAATTTCACCAAAAGATGACATGCATGGCTAATATGCAGGACCTCTTGCTTCCATGGACCATGATTTTGGCTTGCATTCCCAAAAAAAACCCACATTAGGATATTAAAGAGTTCATTTCAGGACCATTTGGTCTGGGCAGCCTATGCAAGAGGCCAAACAAAAACATGAATGCAACCTGGCACCTGCCAACTCTGTAAAAATACTTGCTCTTCACTACGAAAGTGATAGTTTTGGATGTCAACAGATGTACATCATGAACAAGGACAAGAAGAAATGAGTATAGCTGTACAAGATCATTGCAAAACAGTGCCCAACCacgtacttcctccgtccaaaaaaaattgactacTTCGAACAATTTCAGACAAATTAACATTCAAGTAAAATGATCTCTATGTCCTATCTACTTACCCTTTTGGTGATGAAAAGATGTGCAATAATTGTGTATGCCCTATTTAATCCGATTTCTTTAATTCTTAGTCCTAAAGTAGTCACTTATTTCGGGATACAATTTTTGGCCAAAATGACAACTTATTTTgtgatggagggagtattatgtATCCTTACAATCAAATGCATCCCAGTGCATAGCCGATCATTGCCTATCATTAACATGTCCATAATCCCATTTATTTGGCAGATTATATCCAATTGAGATTATGTGGCATAGCAGTATTTAACATTTTCAGACGTTTCTTATCCATGAACTATTATACAATACAAGTGGGTTGTAATTCTTGCGTAGTGCAGTGTATAATAGTATCACTAGATGAAGATTCAGCTATCATCCCTGCTTCAAAACAGTTGGGATTTACTGTTCGAGATGGAAATCTGAAACAATTATACATGAGAAATGCTAGTTTCTTAAGGGAAATGCCCTGGTAGCCCTAAAACATCTTGTTAAAAACTACCAATGCAGTGCAAAACCAGGATAAGCGTTAATTATGTGTGTAAAAATCCACATTAATAAAATCATCAATCAAAATAGAGGGAACCTGTCTTAGATAAAAGAAGCGATTACATCATATAGGCTTATACGCAAGCTAAACTATTAAGCAACACACCTTGCGCAGTTTCCCTTCCCCTTTTCTACTTCCTTTTTAAGTAACTTGCAttcttcctttttgttttaaCCTTCTGTAACAGCCTAAAATGTCCATATCGTGGTAACAAATAAGTTGCATTTATCTTATAGTTCCATCCACTAGCCGTAGAATGCTTGCCGGCCACAGAGAATCAAACCACAAATGTCCTATTAGAAAAATAGCTTAGCACAAAGAAACTATCGTCAAATTCAAAGCCTAAGAGcatggctaataatatagctaacaagctggctataagacttcttGTAGTTTTCTTGTAGCCCactcatataatggttagctCTTTATCTTTAATGCATGACCCACATGTCTGTTTTACATGTTGTTTTGGTCCTTGTgcctgagctggctataagcttatagccagcttctcctttctctcctctcttctctcttttacctcagcatttagctggcttatagcctactattatacttgctctaagcacCACGAAGTCCCTGTACGACAAACCCCACGCAAGCATCCATGTGGCTACAATTCTAATTTGTCACAAACCGACCAAGCGCAAGGTCAGCACGTGTCAGGCCCGGGCCAGGACCAGGACCAGGTCAGGTAGACAGAGAAATCTGGATTGATGGCAACACCACAAGAACACCTGATTGCTTGTTTGAACTATCTCGGGCTGCTGGGCTACCCGCTCTTCCATTCCACTCTACCCCAACACCACAAGACCACAAGCATAATGATCGCCCCCGTATGCAGGCAGGACGCGCAACTTGAGCAGTGGAACAAGGCGGGATGGAGGAACACGATCCCCTTTAATTTCCCTACGGAATCATTCGCGCACGGCGGCATCCGGGGGAGGGAGCCCAGCCCCCCTCGCGGCCGGCGGAAACAGCGTTTCTACCGATCGCGACCCCCACGGCCGAGGGTAATTgggcgggcgcgcgcggggcgggggcgT
This window harbors:
- the LOC102700422 gene encoding protein LITTLE ZIPPER 3-like is translated as MDRLNAKLYLQNCYIMKENERLRKKALLLNQENQALLSELKQRLAKTAATKVNSNGNAAAGGRAPLPDLNSAPPAHGHDKGAPKSKKTMAK